From one Coleofasciculus sp. FACHB-1120 genomic stretch:
- a CDS encoding DUF4335 domain-containing protein: protein MTIRRPYSLPNCTLILEGLSDAAAGQVDARPLMSILVNAECHFSGKEKPLTGGRDFFESLVTAASNYAQEFLSGVPHSYSLKDKPSLVQFQKIDAHLHRLMVESPGNSGDSTHRGASTTAQARQVDITTVQLFDLVEAVDQFLADGRTLPDIMLSIAPVPKRYAKAEVPVAQRAAPAAVGVTTLALAAIAFFMVPPPEVKRSEDPLLQPNSSSTTPASPVSSEQPTASPSPTTSSSVDAADLENLVTAAPEILDPTQLYFLQRKLQNNIYQKWTTRRQFRQDLVYRVGVGKDGAVVGYKPVNSAASDRLEETPLPELLYIPAAGSDITKEPLAQFRVVFTRRGVPQVSPWYGYKEKPSLGPEITDPTQIESLEARLSEQLKQNWQATPSFPRSLQYRVAVTKDGIVADYEPQNQPAFDYEDETPLPKLFQPSSSPDAVPQEPLAQFRVVFAPNGTIEVRSLQRN from the coding sequence ATGACTATTCGCCGTCCGTACAGTCTGCCTAACTGCACGCTAATCCTAGAAGGGTTAAGCGATGCAGCTGCTGGTCAGGTGGACGCCCGACCCTTAATGTCTATCCTGGTTAATGCTGAGTGCCATTTTTCGGGTAAGGAGAAGCCATTAACGGGAGGACGTGACTTTTTTGAAAGCCTGGTAACAGCAGCCAGCAACTATGCTCAAGAATTCTTAAGTGGGGTACCTCACTCCTATAGTCTGAAAGACAAGCCAAGCTTAGTGCAGTTTCAGAAAATAGATGCCCATCTGCATCGGTTAATGGTTGAGTCGCCAGGAAATAGTGGCGACTCGACTCATCGTGGTGCGTCCACAACTGCCCAAGCGAGGCAAGTTGATATCACGACAGTACAGCTGTTTGATTTGGTGGAGGCGGTGGATCAGTTCCTGGCTGATGGTCGCACGCTGCCAGATATCATGCTTTCAATCGCGCCAGTTCCGAAACGCTATGCGAAGGCTGAAGTGCCGGTGGCACAACGCGCCGCACCAGCAGCAGTCGGGGTTACAACTTTGGCATTGGCAGCGATCGCATTTTTCATGGTTCCTCCTCCCGAAGTCAAGAGATCCGAAGATCCCTTGCTTCAGCCCAACTCCAGCTCGACGACGCCTGCTAGCCCTGTCTCGTCCGAGCAGCCGACAGCAAGCCCAAGCCCGACAACGTCATCCAGCGTTGATGCTGCTGACTTGGAAAACTTAGTTACAGCCGCACCGGAAATTCTCGATCCGACCCAGTTGTACTTCTTACAACGAAAACTTCAAAACAACATTTATCAGAAGTGGACGACCCGCCGCCAGTTTCGGCAAGACTTAGTTTATCGGGTGGGGGTCGGCAAAGACGGAGCTGTGGTGGGTTACAAGCCAGTTAACTCAGCAGCAAGCGATCGCTTAGAAGAAACCCCACTGCCAGAATTGCTCTATATCCCCGCCGCTGGTAGCGACATTACCAAAGAACCGCTCGCTCAGTTCCGGGTGGTATTTACGAGGCGAGGCGTCCCGCAAGTGAGTCCCTGGTATGGCTACAAAGAAAAACCCAGTCTGGGTCCAGAAATTACCGATCCCACTCAGATAGAGAGTTTAGAAGCTCGGCTTTCCGAACAACTCAAGCAAAATTGGCAAGCCACTCCCAGTTTTCCACGGAGTCTACAGTACCGTGTCGCCGTAACCAAAGACGGTATCGTTGCCGATTACGAGCCACAGAATCAACCCGCCTTTGATTATGAGGATGAAACTCCCTTGCCTAAACTCTTCCAGCCGAGCAGCTCGCCAGACGCGGTTCCCCAGGAACCCCTCGCCCAATTCAGAGTCGTGTTCGCACCCAACGGCACCATCGAAGTTAGGTCGTTGCAGAGAAATTGA
- a CDS encoding spermidine/putrescine ABC transporter substrate-binding protein gives MPPTAQRTTPKHPTRRRFLQTSAAATLGLTMSSCGWTLAQVRSAPANSEASNKKLLYLYTWAGYTDEDLLKRFTKETGIKVIADVYDSNEAMLARIQALGGGDYSIIYPSDYTVRKMVELSLLSELDHSRIVGLDRLFPRFRNPVYDPENRYSVPLSWGTTGLIYNTQKLKQPPADWNYLWDNQQALSRRMTLLNDVREVMGAVLKMLGYSYNSKDPQQIKQAYEKLMALKPALASFTSDAWRTQILTGDLLLAMGFSSDANEIIPENKNLQYLIPRSGSSVWTDTLVIPITAPNPEGAYAWINFMLQPDVAAQICERLSFATPNQAGYNQLPDEIRNNQILFPPESVLAQCEGVAPLGKVSEVYESYWTRLTSS, from the coding sequence GTGCCTCCAACTGCTCAACGAACGACTCCAAAACACCCAACACGACGTAGATTTTTACAAACGTCAGCAGCCGCTACCCTCGGACTGACAATGTCTAGTTGCGGCTGGACGCTTGCCCAAGTGCGCTCAGCACCCGCCAACTCTGAAGCATCCAACAAAAAGTTGTTGTATCTCTACACTTGGGCTGGCTATACCGATGAGGATTTGTTAAAGCGCTTTACCAAAGAGACTGGAATCAAGGTGATTGCTGATGTCTATGATTCCAACGAAGCGATGCTAGCCAGGATTCAAGCCTTGGGAGGCGGGGACTACAGCATTATTTACCCATCTGACTATACGGTGAGGAAGATGGTAGAACTGAGCTTGCTCAGTGAATTAGATCATTCCCGTATCGTAGGTTTAGATCGGCTGTTTCCCCGCTTCCGAAATCCCGTCTATGACCCAGAAAACCGCTACAGCGTACCCCTGAGCTGGGGAACAACGGGTCTCATTTACAACACCCAGAAGCTGAAGCAACCACCAGCAGATTGGAATTATCTCTGGGACAATCAGCAGGCACTTTCTCGAAGAATGACCTTGCTGAATGATGTTCGGGAAGTGATGGGGGCGGTGCTGAAAATGCTGGGGTACTCTTACAACTCAAAAGACCCGCAGCAGATTAAACAGGCGTATGAAAAGTTAATGGCGCTTAAACCCGCCCTCGCTTCTTTCACCTCTGACGCCTGGAGAACTCAAATTTTAACTGGGGATTTGCTACTGGCAATGGGATTTTCATCCGATGCCAATGAAATTATTCCAGAAAATAAAAACTTACAGTATCTAATCCCTCGGAGTGGTTCTTCAGTATGGACTGACACGCTGGTCATTCCAATAACAGCTCCCAATCCAGAAGGAGCTTATGCCTGGATTAACTTTATGTTGCAACCTGATGTCGCCGCTCAGATTTGCGAACGTTTAAGTTTCGCGACACCCAATCAAGCTGGCTACAACCAGTTACCGGATGAAATCCGTAACAATCAGATTTTATTTCCCCCAGAGTCGGTACTTGCCCAATGTGAAGGCGTTGCGCCGCTTGGAAAAGTGAGCGAGGTTTATGAATCTTATTGGACTCGATTGACGAGCAGCTAA
- a CDS encoding bifunctional serine/threonine-protein kinase/formylglycine-generating enzyme family protein, with protein sequence MSYCLNPACQKCQNSHNDKFCQGCGTKLVLLGRYRAVAPLGQGGFGRTFRAIDEAKPSKPACVIKQFFPIQQGTNTANKAAELFHQEAVRLEELGNYPQIPELLAHFEEENRQYLVQQFINGQNLAQILEQKGAFSETEIHSLLTDLLRVLEFVHSKQVIHRDIKPENIIRRQVDNQLVLVDFGAAKFATGTALARTGTVIGDFRYIAPEQAVGKGVFASDLYSLGVTCIHLLTNVEPLELFDTDEDAWVWQNYLPSSISDELRSILDKMIQRGAKRRYQSAEDVINALISQKLSVAPTILNIPQASLLKTFNFDVVTVNAYGRETNRRQMQAKYFSENLGAGVTLEMVEIPGGTFLMGSPDTEEGRNNRESPQHQVTVATFFIGKFTVTQAQWKAVANLPKINRYLQLDPSSLKGPKRPVGNVLWDDAVEFCARLSKKTGKNYRLPSETQWEYSCRAGTTTPFHFGDTITIDLANYDGNSTYASAPKGKSCQQTTDVGSFLPNAFGLYDMHGNVWEWCADIWHPSYNGAPNDGSAWESGGNNSFRMLRSGSCINDPWACRSAVRARNQPDSNNRYFGFRVVIASA encoded by the coding sequence ATGAGTTATTGCTTAAATCCCGCCTGTCAGAAGTGCCAAAACTCCCACAATGACAAATTTTGCCAAGGTTGCGGGACAAAGCTGGTACTTTTAGGGCGTTACCGCGCTGTAGCACCACTGGGACAAGGCGGGTTTGGTAGGACTTTTCGGGCAATTGATGAAGCGAAACCGTCCAAACCAGCTTGTGTAATTAAGCAATTTTTCCCGATTCAACAAGGCACAAATACAGCTAATAAAGCAGCAGAATTATTTCATCAAGAAGCTGTACGGCTAGAAGAATTAGGCAATTATCCGCAGATTCCAGAATTGTTAGCCCATTTTGAGGAAGAGAACCGTCAATATTTGGTGCAACAATTTATCAACGGGCAAAATTTAGCTCAAATATTAGAACAAAAAGGCGCTTTCAGCGAAACCGAAATTCACAGCTTGTTGACAGACTTGCTGCGCGTCTTGGAATTTGTGCATAGTAAGCAGGTAATTCACCGAGATATTAAGCCAGAGAATATCATTCGTCGTCAGGTTGATAATCAACTGGTGTTAGTAGATTTTGGTGCGGCTAAATTTGCGACGGGAACTGCATTAGCCAGAACTGGAACAGTAATTGGTGACTTTCGATATATTGCACCAGAACAAGCAGTCGGGAAAGGAGTTTTTGCCAGCGATTTGTATAGTTTGGGTGTCACCTGCATTCATCTGCTGACAAATGTTGAGCCTTTAGAGCTATTTGATACTGATGAGGATGCGTGGGTTTGGCAGAATTATTTACCAAGTTCAATTAGCGATGAATTGCGTAGCATCTTAGATAAGATGATCCAAAGAGGTGCGAAACGGCGATATCAATCAGCCGAAGACGTAATAAATGCATTAATTTCGCAAAAATTATCTGTAGCGCCAACAATTCTGAATATTCCCCAAGCTTCACTACTAAAAACATTTAATTTTGATGTGGTGACAGTAAACGCATACGGAAGAGAAACTAACCGCCGCCAAATGCAGGCAAAATATTTCTCTGAAAATTTAGGCGCTGGAGTGACACTAGAAATGGTAGAAATTCCAGGTGGTACTTTCCTGATGGGTTCTCCAGACACGGAGGAGGGGCGAAATAACAGGGAAAGTCCGCAACATCAAGTAACTGTAGCAACGTTTTTCATAGGAAAATTCACTGTTACACAAGCGCAGTGGAAAGCAGTAGCAAATCTGCCAAAAATCAACCGATATTTGCAACTAGATCCTTCAAGCTTAAAAGGTCCAAAACGACCTGTAGGAAATGTATTATGGGACGATGCTGTAGAATTTTGTGCGCGATTGTCTAAAAAAACTGGCAAGAATTATCGTTTACCCAGTGAAACCCAATGGGAATATTCTTGTCGTGCAGGAACAACTACACCTTTTCACTTTGGCGACACAATTACTATAGATTTAGCAAACTACGACGGAAATTCTACTTACGCATCTGCACCAAAGGGGAAATCTTGTCAGCAGACAACAGACGTGGGGAGTTTTCTACCCAACGCCTTTGGACTATATGATATGCACGGAAACGTTTGGGAATGGTGTGCTGATATTTGGCACCCTAGTTACAACGGTGCGCCTAATGATGGGAGTGCGTGGGAGTCGGGCGGAAATAATTCGTTCCGGATGCTTCGCAGTGGTTCGTGTATCAACGATCCCTGGGCCTGTCGTAGTGCGGTTCGTGCCAGGAATCAGCCGGATAGCAACAACAGGTACTTTGGATTTCGAGTGGTTATTGCCTCGGCATAG
- a CDS encoding ABC transporter permease encodes MGSKRPGLKWLEPIALLGPAGIWLALLLVLPTLVIFQLSLVPGIRPGDVVNPSGLDNYTLVFQPVYLQVIGRSLFFAIGTTIVCLLLGFPVAYWIGQMAPKQWRNLLLLGFVLPLWTSSLLRSYAWITILRPTGVLNTMLTTLGLPALELLNQSSAVFIGMGYSYLPYMVLILYASVEKLDRRLLEASADLGANPIDTFWKVTVPQTLPGIAAGSLLVFISTLGDFVDPELLGGASSMTISRLIYNQFLGATQNWGFGSSLSMVLIFAVSIAIALLIKYGDSTPQK; translated from the coding sequence ATGGGCAGCAAACGCCCCGGTTTGAAGTGGTTGGAACCAATCGCGCTGCTGGGTCCGGCTGGTATCTGGTTGGCTTTGTTGCTAGTGCTGCCAACGCTAGTGATTTTTCAGCTAAGTTTAGTGCCAGGAATCCGACCTGGGGATGTAGTGAATCCCAGCGGTTTGGATAATTATACGCTGGTGTTTCAACCAGTTTACTTGCAGGTGATCGGGCGATCGCTATTTTTTGCAATTGGCACTACAATCGTTTGTCTTTTACTGGGATTCCCGGTTGCCTACTGGATTGGTCAGATGGCACCGAAACAGTGGCGAAATTTGCTGCTGCTAGGCTTTGTCTTGCCTTTGTGGACATCATCGCTGCTGCGTTCTTACGCCTGGATTACAATCTTGCGTCCTACGGGTGTCCTGAACACGATGTTAACGACTTTAGGACTTCCGGCTTTGGAGTTGCTGAACCAGAGTTCAGCCGTATTTATTGGGATGGGTTACAGTTATTTGCCGTACATGGTGTTAATTCTTTACGCTTCGGTAGAAAAACTGGATCGCCGGTTGCTGGAGGCATCTGCGGATTTGGGGGCAAATCCGATTGACACTTTTTGGAAAGTGACTGTCCCGCAAACGCTACCAGGAATTGCGGCTGGTTCTTTGCTTGTATTTATTAGCACTTTAGGAGATTTTGTCGATCCGGAATTGCTGGGCGGTGCTTCTAGTATGACGATATCCCGCTTGATTTATAACCAGTTTTTGGGTGCAACTCAGAATTGGGGATTTGGCTCGTCTTTGAGTATGGTTTTAATTTTTGCCGTCAGCATAGCGATCGCGCTTTTGATTAAATACGGCGATAGCACACCGCAAAAATAA
- a CDS encoding ABC transporter ATP-binding protein: MSQTSLAEQRSPETTNELDVELRKVFKVFNGETAVRGVDLEIRRGEFFSILGPSGCGKTTTLRLMAGFETPSAGEVLIQGQTMNHVPSHRRPVNTVFQSYALFSHLSVWENIAFGLRIKKRPRAEIAERVQEALKLVKMETYANRFPSQLSGGQQQRVALARALVNRPAVVLLDEPLGALDLKLRKQMQVELSNLHQDLGLTFVMVTHDQEEALSLSDRIAVMRGGKIEQIGSPTEIYEHPKTPFVADFIGDTNLFEGRMEGSDYSTLKVVTKSGLPIVVQPLEPWDEIGAQEVVVCVRPEKIQLSLYPPATPINCFEGRLKHVMYMGTHVHYVVELLSGDRLTVRQMNTVGLEPAFHTPIYAHWAATDCLAMNA; the protein is encoded by the coding sequence ATGTCTCAAACTTCTTTAGCAGAACAACGCTCTCCGGAGACTACAAATGAACTGGATGTGGAACTCCGCAAGGTTTTTAAGGTATTCAATGGAGAAACGGCGGTTCGGGGGGTTGATCTGGAGATCCGCCGAGGAGAATTTTTCAGTATTCTAGGTCCCTCTGGCTGTGGCAAGACTACAACTCTGCGCTTGATGGCTGGGTTTGAAACTCCCTCGGCGGGAGAGGTGCTGATTCAGGGGCAGACCATGAACCATGTGCCGTCCCACCGGCGTCCGGTGAATACTGTCTTCCAGAGCTATGCTTTGTTTAGCCATTTGAGCGTTTGGGAAAATATTGCTTTCGGATTGCGAATCAAAAAGCGACCCAGAGCAGAAATTGCTGAGCGGGTTCAAGAAGCGCTAAAGCTAGTCAAAATGGAAACTTATGCCAACCGCTTTCCCTCCCAGCTTTCTGGGGGACAGCAGCAACGAGTGGCTTTAGCGCGGGCGCTGGTGAATCGTCCAGCAGTGGTTTTGCTGGATGAACCTTTGGGGGCATTGGATTTGAAGCTGCGTAAACAAATGCAGGTGGAATTATCCAATTTACATCAAGACCTCGGTTTGACGTTTGTGATGGTGACGCACGACCAGGAAGAAGCGCTGAGTCTTTCTGACCGGATTGCGGTGATGCGTGGGGGCAAGATTGAGCAAATTGGTTCGCCTACAGAAATCTACGAGCACCCCAAAACGCCATTTGTGGCGGATTTTATTGGGGATACGAATCTGTTTGAGGGGCGGATGGAAGGTTCTGACTACTCAACGCTCAAAGTTGTGACCAAAAGCGGGTTGCCAATTGTGGTGCAGCCGTTGGAGCCTTGGGATGAGATTGGTGCCCAGGAGGTTGTGGTATGCGTGCGCCCAGAGAAGATTCAGCTGAGTCTCTATCCGCCAGCGACACCCATCAACTGCTTTGAAGGTCGTCTGAAGCACGTGATGTACATGGGCACTCATGTTCATTATGTGGTGGAGTTACTTTCAGGCGATCGCTTAACGGTTCGGCAGATGAATACTGTGGGACTTGAGCCTGCTTTCCATACCCCCATCTATGCCCACTGGGCGGCTACCGATTGTCTAGCAATGAATGCCTAG
- a CDS encoding adenine phosphoribosyltransferase, translating to MDLKSLIRDIADFPKPGILFRDITTLLRDPEGLRYTIETLTEKCAQLSPEYVVGMESRGFIIGAPLAYKLGIGFIPVRKPGKLPAAVHTVEYELEYGMDRLEMHQDALHPGSRVLIVDDLIATGGTATATAELIQKIGCTLVGFGFIIELRDLGGRQRLPDVPIVTLVEY from the coding sequence ATGGATCTCAAGTCTCTGATACGCGACATTGCAGACTTTCCTAAACCAGGAATTCTGTTTCGGGATATAACGACGCTACTGCGCGATCCGGAAGGACTGCGCTACACCATTGAAACCTTAACCGAAAAGTGCGCCCAGTTGTCTCCAGAGTACGTCGTCGGGATGGAGTCGCGGGGTTTTATTATTGGGGCACCTCTGGCATACAAACTGGGAATTGGGTTTATCCCTGTCCGGAAGCCTGGAAAGCTACCAGCTGCGGTTCACACGGTTGAGTATGAATTAGAGTACGGGATGGATCGGCTGGAGATGCATCAAGACGCTCTACATCCCGGAAGTCGTGTTTTGATTGTGGACGATCTGATCGCGACGGGTGGAACGGCAACGGCTACGGCTGAGCTGATACAGAAAATTGGCTGCACCTTAGTAGGATTTGGATTTATCATCGAGCTAAGAGATTTGGGTGGGCGTCAACGACTTCCTGATGTGCCAATTGTGACGCTAGTTGAGTATTAG
- a CDS encoding DUF3038 domain-containing protein produces the protein MNLSVSVMPLNSPPRESMPLILDNLPDPPISFSGCPRRTRLQIDLMLLAIEALELGGSEAMLTVAKDLELQGIIKNRVHLWRIRSTNPLRRSYTRRLLTLEEAKAMVIVVCHLARRLTVLIRQMLLAYQQLRDKQVPLEHHFRLSEYLERFRAHFRSRMNPRRAGVAAYNSDDKLNNLAIELLSELLFCTGTSGMQRFWSSLFDGEV, from the coding sequence ATGAATCTTTCTGTGAGCGTAATGCCATTAAACAGTCCTCCACGAGAGTCAATGCCGCTGATTTTAGACAATCTCCCTGACCCACCAATTTCGTTTAGTGGGTGTCCGCGTCGAACTCGGCTACAAATTGACCTGATGCTACTAGCAATAGAAGCCCTGGAATTGGGAGGGTCTGAAGCAATGCTGACAGTAGCTAAGGATTTGGAACTCCAGGGAATTATCAAAAATCGGGTACACCTATGGCGAATCCGAAGTACCAACCCGCTACGACGATCTTATACACGCCGCTTGCTAACCCTAGAGGAAGCCAAAGCGATGGTGATCGTAGTCTGCCATCTAGCGCGGCGGTTAACCGTCTTGATCCGGCAGATGCTACTGGCTTATCAACAACTGCGTGACAAGCAGGTGCCATTAGAACATCACTTTCGCTTGTCTGAGTATTTAGAAAGGTTCCGCGCTCACTTCCGGAGCCGAATGAATCCGCGCCGCGCTGGTGTTGCTGCCTATAACTCTGATGACAAGTTAAACAATTTGGCTATTGAGCTGTTAAGCGAGCTGCTATTTTGTACGGGAACGTCTGGAATGCAAAGATTTTGGAGCAGCCTTTTTGATGGAGAAGTGTAA
- the mrdA gene encoding penicillin-binding protein 2 — MTLIAQSSSIGRQSTPRTVGRRLQSVIIMLIVTLLLAGGIGARLVFLQVVQGERNRQLAENNRIRLIPKQPARGTIFDRKGKVLASSRLSHSVFLWPIARQQKDWPATLKRLANLLNVPESEIQKQLEKAGYTSTSLLRIARDINPAQITALEEYRSELEGVEVDIEGVRNYPNAEVAAHVLGYTGEMNDEELAKMRGQGYRLGDVIGQMGVEAAFEKPLRGEWGGQQVEVDGAGQVLRILGQKKAKAGKDVHLTLDLELQKAAERALGDRKGAIVAMDPNNGAILAMVSRPGFDPNVFSKRITPETWKKVQSKGNPFVNRALRVFPPASTFKIVTASAAIESGKYSPNTVLATYPYLTVGGIRFGEWNHAGFGPLGFVGALAMSSDTFFYQIGRGIGGPTLIDWTRKYGFGQKTGIELASEELPGLVADAAWKQKRLKQEWTIGDTVNMSIGQGFLQTTPLQVAVMFAVPANGGYRVKPHLLKDNEASKNWRESLNMKPETLRVVRQGLRSVVTSGTGKAVNAPTLPPVAGKSGTAEAPPGLSHAWFGAYAPADKPKIVVVAFAEHSGGGGGKVAAPMVLKVLESYFQVKKPVKPAK; from the coding sequence ATGACCTTAATCGCTCAGTCTTCCTCAATTGGGCGTCAATCCACTCCCCGAACTGTGGGCCGACGCCTCCAATCTGTAATCATCATGCTGATCGTTACCTTACTCTTGGCGGGTGGGATTGGCGCTCGGTTAGTTTTTTTACAAGTGGTTCAGGGGGAACGTAACCGACAACTGGCAGAAAACAATCGGATTCGTTTGATTCCCAAACAGCCAGCCCGAGGCACCATTTTCGACCGCAAGGGCAAAGTTTTGGCAAGCAGTCGGCTGTCTCACTCGGTTTTTTTGTGGCCCATCGCCCGCCAACAGAAGGACTGGCCCGCTACCCTCAAACGCCTCGCGAATCTGTTAAATGTTCCTGAAAGCGAAATTCAAAAGCAACTGGAAAAAGCCGGTTATACCTCTACCTCGCTGTTGCGGATTGCTCGTGACATCAATCCTGCCCAAATTACAGCGCTGGAAGAGTACAGGAGTGAACTAGAGGGCGTAGAGGTGGATATTGAAGGGGTACGAAACTACCCCAACGCTGAGGTGGCAGCTCACGTCTTAGGGTATACGGGGGAAATGAACGATGAAGAGCTAGCCAAGATGCGAGGTCAAGGCTACCGCTTGGGAGATGTGATTGGTCAAATGGGAGTGGAGGCAGCTTTTGAAAAACCGCTTCGGGGAGAATGGGGCGGTCAACAGGTTGAGGTAGATGGTGCAGGTCAAGTGTTGCGGATTCTCGGTCAGAAAAAAGCAAAGGCTGGGAAGGATGTGCATTTAACGCTGGATCTGGAGTTGCAGAAGGCAGCGGAAAGGGCATTGGGCGATCGCAAGGGCGCAATCGTGGCAATGGACCCCAATAATGGGGCAATTTTGGCGATGGTCAGCCGCCCAGGCTTCGATCCCAACGTTTTCTCTAAGCGGATCACCCCAGAAACTTGGAAGAAAGTGCAAAGTAAGGGCAACCCCTTCGTCAACCGCGCTTTGAGAGTCTTTCCACCGGCGAGTACCTTCAAGATTGTTACCGCGAGCGCTGCGATTGAATCGGGTAAATATTCTCCGAATACGGTATTGGCAACCTATCCTTACTTAACCGTCGGTGGGATTCGGTTTGGGGAATGGAACCATGCTGGATTTGGCCCCTTGGGATTTGTTGGGGCGCTAGCGATGAGTAGCGATACTTTCTTTTATCAGATTGGTAGAGGAATCGGTGGTCCTACCTTGATTGACTGGACTCGGAAGTATGGTTTTGGTCAAAAAACGGGGATTGAGTTAGCTTCAGAAGAATTGCCGGGTTTAGTTGCGGATGCAGCCTGGAAGCAGAAGCGATTGAAGCAGGAATGGACAATCGGAGACACGGTAAATATGTCCATTGGGCAGGGCTTCTTGCAAACGACGCCGCTACAAGTTGCCGTGATGTTTGCGGTTCCGGCAAATGGGGGCTATCGAGTTAAACCCCACCTGCTCAAAGATAATGAGGCGTCCAAAAATTGGCGAGAGTCCTTAAATATGAAACCAGAAACGCTAAGAGTGGTGCGCCAAGGACTTCGGAGCGTTGTAACTAGCGGCACTGGAAAAGCGGTGAATGCGCCAACTCTACCCCCAGTTGCTGGGAAGAGTGGTACGGCAGAGGCTCCACCAGGACTGTCTCACGCCTGGTTTGGTGCCTATGCGCCTGCGGACAAGCCAAAGATTGTGGTTGTGGCTTTTGCGGAACATTCTGGAGGCGGCGGCGGTAAGGTGGCAGCCCCGATGGTGTTAAAAGTTCTGGAGTCTTATTTCCAGGTCAAGAAACCCGTTAAACCCGCTAAGTAA
- a CDS encoding ABC transporter permease: MTSTRNSSGQNGLTASGNWLKRLVTSETFLYVAKRLLQAVLTLFLASTLSFAISQMAPGDYLDTLRQNPKISPERIEELRQQFGLDKPAIEQYRRWLWQILRYGNFGTSFVYQRSVSSLLWERIQATLELAIASVILTWAIAIPLGIVGAVNQNRMSDRLLQVLSYAGQGFPSFITALVLLIFAQYTSPLFPVGGRTSINHADLSWVGKILDIGWHMILPTLALSVTSFAGLQRITRGELLDVLRQDYIQTARAKGLPEDRVIYVHALRNAINPLITLLGFEFASLLSGAFIAEFFFNWPGLGRLILQAVTIQDIYLVMASLIMGAVMLIVGNLIADLLLKVADPRIKLENLK, translated from the coding sequence ATGACTTCTACTAGAAATTCTTCAGGTCAGAATGGGTTAACGGCTAGTGGGAATTGGCTCAAAAGGCTGGTCACGAGTGAAACTTTTCTCTACGTAGCGAAACGGCTATTACAGGCAGTTTTGACTTTGTTTCTCGCCTCGACGCTAAGTTTTGCAATTAGTCAGATGGCTCCGGGAGATTATTTAGATACTTTGAGGCAGAATCCCAAAATTTCCCCGGAACGAATTGAGGAACTCAGACAACAGTTTGGTTTGGATAAACCAGCAATTGAACAGTACCGACGATGGCTGTGGCAGATTTTGCGCTATGGCAATTTTGGTACGAGTTTTGTCTATCAGCGTTCGGTGTCATCGCTATTGTGGGAGCGTATCCAAGCGACATTGGAACTGGCGATCGCATCGGTGATTCTGACGTGGGCGATCGCGATTCCACTAGGGATCGTTGGTGCGGTTAACCAAAATCGCATGAGCGATCGCCTCCTGCAAGTGCTGAGCTACGCCGGACAGGGCTTTCCTAGCTTCATCACGGCGCTGGTGTTGCTAATTTTCGCCCAGTACACGTCACCCCTATTTCCAGTCGGTGGCAGAACCAGCATCAATCACGCTGATTTATCCTGGGTGGGCAAAATTTTAGATATCGGTTGGCATATGATTTTGCCCACCCTGGCGCTGAGTGTCACCAGTTTTGCAGGTTTGCAGCGAATTACCAGAGGAGAATTACTGGATGTTCTCCGCCAAGACTACATCCAGACAGCTCGAGCAAAGGGACTCCCAGAAGACCGGGTGATTTATGTTCACGCTCTCCGCAATGCGATTAATCCTCTCATAACGCTCTTAGGATTTGAGTTTGCTAGCTTATTAAGTGGAGCATTTATTGCCGAATTTTTCTTCAATTGGCCCGGATTAGGGCGGTTGATTTTACAGGCAGTCACTATCCAAGATATCTACTTAGTAATGGCAAGTTTGATTATGGGGGCAGTGATGCTAATTGTCGGCAATCTTATCGCTGATTTGTTGCTAAAAGTAGCCGATCCGAGAATTAAGTTGGAAAATCTTAAATGA
- a CDS encoding low temperature-induced protein has protein sequence MKSIRFNLSAWVRPVRMAIAACFCALLMFSYATPAYSSTKTPAGYSGTNSSPRDGESNLTKIEEKSQKAVLDKPYSLKETQQEANKGLNEIQGAADAEKMSTNENSQGVDSVEQKVQKALEGITGKD, from the coding sequence ATGAAATCGATCCGTTTCAACCTGTCTGCTTGGGTACGTCCAGTGCGTATGGCGATTGCTGCTTGTTTTTGCGCTTTACTAATGTTCAGCTATGCAACCCCAGCCTACAGCAGCACAAAAACCCCCGCAGGGTATAGCGGCACCAACAGTAGCCCCAGAGACGGAGAATCCAATCTGACGAAGATTGAGGAAAAATCACAAAAGGCGGTTCTAGACAAACCCTATTCGCTTAAGGAAACTCAACAGGAAGCCAACAAGGGTCTGAATGAAATTCAAGGAGCCGCTGATGCTGAGAAGATGAGTACCAACGAAAATTCGCAAGGCGTTGACTCAGTTGAACAAAAAGTTCAGAAGGCTCTGGAAGGCATTACAGGCAAAGATTAA